GTGGACGAGATCAAGACCGTCACCATCCCGTCCGAGCAGATCACCCAGGACATGAAGCCTGTGCACTGGGCCCAGGGGCAGGTATACGCGGCAATCTATGCCGCCCAGCACAGCCTTGCCGAAATGGCGGTGCGGCTCACCTATTTCCAGGTGGATGAAGAAAAGATCATCCGTTTCACGCGGCGCTTTACCGCGGCCGAGCTGGATTCCTTTGTGCAGGCGCTCCTGGCCGAATATGCCCCCTGGGCAAAGCGGGCCGCCGCATGGGCCGGGGCCCGGGCCGCCAGCCTGCAGGCCCTGCCCTTTCCCTTTGACCAATACCGGGGCGGCCAGCGGGCCATGGCGGCGGCCGCTTACCGTACCTTCCGGGACGGTGGGCGCCTGCTCTGCCAGGCGCCCACCGGCATCGGCAAAACCATGAGCGCCCTGTTTCCCGCGCTCAAAGCCATGGGCGAGGGCCGGGGCGAGCGCATTTTTTACCTCACCGCCCGCACCACCGCCCGCGCCGCCGCCGAGCAGGCCCTCGCCGCTCTGCGCGCCGCGCAGCCGGGGCTCTCGCTCAAAAGCATCACCCTTACCGCCAAAGACAAAGCCTGCCTGCTGGAAAAGCGCGAGTGCACGCCGGACGCCTGCCCCTATGCCAGCGGCTATTACGACCGCATCCGGAACGTGCTGTGGCAGGCGCTGGATGAAAACGAATTCACCCGCCCCCTGCTGGAAGAGCTTGCAGCGCGGTTTCAGGTCTGCCCCTTCGAACTGGGGCTGGACCTCTCGCTTTGGTGCGATGTAATCGTGGGCGATTACAATTATCTCTTTGACCCTGTGGTCAGTCTCAAACGCTTTTTTGAAACTGGCGGCGACTATCTGTTTTTGGTGGACGAGGCCCACAACCTGCCCGACCGCGCCCGCGAGATGCACTCGGCGCATCTGCAAAAAAGCCAGCTTTTTGGGGCCAAAAAGCTGCTTGGCCCGGGCAAGGGCAAGCTCAAGAACGCACTGGGCAAGGTGAACGCCGCCCTGATCGAGCTGCGCCGCCGGTGCGAGGCCGAACCGGGCCGCACTTTTTTCCAGGCCGAAGCCCTGGCCGAATTCAACAAGCTTTTGGGCCGCTGCACCGGCCCCTTGGAGGAATGGCTCGACGAACACCGGGAGGGCGAGGCCCACGAGGCTTTGCTGGAGGTGTATTTCGCCCTGCGGGAATACCTGCGGGTAAGCGAAGGGTACGACGACCACTACATCACCCAGCTTGCCGCTTTTGGCGGCGACGTGCGCGCCAGCCAGCTCTGCCTGGACCCCAGCGCATTTTTGGACAAGAGCTTTTCCTGCGGCCGGGCGGCCGTGCTGTTCAGCGCCACGCTTTCCCCCGCCGCCTATTACAAGGATATCCTTGGCTGCGCCGCGGCCAAATGCGCGGCTCTGCCCAGCCCCTTCGACCCCGCGCGCCTGGGCCTTTACTGCGCGGCGGACGTTAGCACCCGCTACCGCGACCGGGAGAGCAGCCTCGGCACTATTGCGGCGTATCTGGCGGCGCTGGTGGCGGCCCGGCCCGGCAACTACATGGCCTTTTTCCCCAGCTATGCCTACCTTGCACAGGTCTATGAGCATTTTTGCAGGGCCTACCCCCACGTGCCCACCATCCTGCAGGAAAGCGGCATGGGCGACGAAGCCCGCCAGGCCTTCCTCGCAAAATTCGAGGCGGGGTCCGGCGGCACCCTGTTGGGGTTTTCGGTCCTGGGCGGCGTCTTTGGCGAGGGGGTGGACCTGGTGGGCGACCGGCTCATCGGCACCGCCATTGTGGGGGTGGGGCTGCCCCAGGTAAACCCCCGGCAGGAGGCCCTGCGCCGCTATTTCGAGGATACCCGGGGCAGCGGGTTCGACTATGCCTACCGCTACCCCGGCTTCAACAAGGTCATGCAGGCCGCCGGGCGGGTCATCCGCACCCCCAAAGACAAGGGCACGGTGCTTTTGATCGACGACCGCTTTGCCGCCGCCGGCTACCGCCGGCTTTTTCCCGCGCACTGGAATCACTGCCGCTTTGTATACGGCAGCGATGAACTGGGCGCGCAGCTTGCACGCTTTTGGGGCCAGACCTGACTTCCCGCCTCCGAACCGCCGGCGCCCCGGCCGCTGCGGGATATCTTCCCCTTCAAACACAGCAAAGCCCCCTTATGCAGTTATCGCTCTGCACAAGGGGGCTTTTTTCTGTTATCCGTTTTTACCGGGCCGGTGCAACGCTTCCCGCCTGCTTTTTATTTCGTTCCGGTTTTTATTGGGCCAGCTCCTTTTCCAGGCGCGCCGTCTCGCCCTTCAACAGGCTCACCAGCCGTTCGATCTGCACCTCGTGGAACAGCACGTTCGGGTAAGCGATGCTCAGCGCCGCGGCCACCTGCCCATCCGGCAGCCGCACCGGGCAGGCGGCCGCGCCGATCTGCTCTATAAATTCGCCCGTGTCCAGTGCAAATCCCTGCCGGCGAATCCCCCACGCGATCTGCAAAAAGCGCGCCTCGTCGGTGATGGTCTGGGGCGTATACCGCTCGGCGGCCTTTCCGCCGAAATATGCCCGGATCGCCTCCTCGCCCGCATAGGCCAGCAGCAGTTTTCCCGCCGCGCCGGTGTGCAGCGGGTAGGCGGCCCCCTCGTCCACCGTAATGCGGATGCGCTGCGGGCCGGGCGCTGTGGCCAGCACATAGCAGCTCCCGCCCGAAATAACATTCAGCTTGGCTGTTTCCCCGCTGTGCTGTGCCAGGCGCTCCAGGCCCGGCTGAGCGGCCTGCCGCAGCTGCTGCAGCTGCTCGTCCCGGCTGCGGTAGGCACACCGGAAAAGGCGCCCTGCAAAATACCTTCCGCTCTGCGGGTCCTGCTGCAGGTAACCGTTCTGCTCCATCGCCTGTAAAAGCCGGTAAAACGAAGCCTTTGGGAACCCGCAGCTGCGGTACAGTTCCTTTGCCGCCAGGCCCGCAGGCGCATGCAACACCTGCTCAAGCACCTGCGCCGCCCGTTCCAGCGCCGGCACGCCGGTATAGCTTTCCCCCATTCGTTTTCGCTCCTTCTCCTTTATGCCCAGCCGCGGCCGGGCAGGTTATATGCCCTGATCAAGTTCATTATATAAAACTTAATCACTATTTTGCAACTGTTTTTCAGTTTCTGGTTCGTTCCTCTCCGCAGCCCAAAACCGTCGCCGGGCAAATTGTGCGCTTAAATCAAGTTTATTATATAAAACTCAAGCACTATTTTATAACTGTTTTTTAGTTTATATTTTATAAGGTTTATTATATAAAACAAATTTCCACTAGAATTGGCTGTTTTGCCCGCCCCTTCTCCCAAATCTTATGCAGGCTGCGAATTGCGCCGCACCTCTTTCCCCGGTTATGATAAGACCAGCGGTCCAAAGGCTCTGCGCCTTTCGTTTTTATTCCCGATCATAATCATAACAGGAGGCTTTTAAAATGACGAACATCCCCACCGAAGAACTGGTCGCGCGGTACAAAAAGCTGTATACCGGCATTGTGTCGGATGCCATGGATCAACTGGGTCTGCGCAGGCACCTTCTGCCGGCCTATCTGCGCCCCCTCACGCCCGACATGGTGATTGCCGGCCCCGCCTTTACGGGCCTGGGCGAGCCTGTAACCGACGAAGCCTGCAACGACAACGACATTCGCTTCGCCATGCTGGAAAGCATCCAGCCCTGTGACATTCCGGTATGGCAGACCAACATGACCGACACCTGCGCCCACTGGGGCGGCCTGATGACCCGCAGCACCCGCCAGGCCGGCGGCTGCGGCGCCATCATCGACGGCGGCGTGCGGGATGTCAACGATATTCTGCAGCAGG
This window of the Oscillospiraceae bacterium genome carries:
- a CDS encoding ATP-dependent helicase, which translates into the protein MEQVHLPVRQLVEFLLQTGSIDSRFSGFDRAAEGARIHRRLQKAAGAGYEAEVYLKQEYSAAGVDYLIDGRADGIFTADGLVTVDEIKTVTIPSEQITQDMKPVHWAQGQVYAAIYAAQHSLAEMAVRLTYFQVDEEKIIRFTRRFTAAELDSFVQALLAEYAPWAKRAAAWAGARAASLQALPFPFDQYRGGQRAMAAAAYRTFRDGGRLLCQAPTGIGKTMSALFPALKAMGEGRGERIFYLTARTTARAAAEQALAALRAAQPGLSLKSITLTAKDKACLLEKRECTPDACPYASGYYDRIRNVLWQALDENEFTRPLLEELAARFQVCPFELGLDLSLWCDVIVGDYNYLFDPVVSLKRFFETGGDYLFLVDEAHNLPDRAREMHSAHLQKSQLFGAKKLLGPGKGKLKNALGKVNAALIELRRRCEAEPGRTFFQAEALAEFNKLLGRCTGPLEEWLDEHREGEAHEALLEVYFALREYLRVSEGYDDHYITQLAAFGGDVRASQLCLDPSAFLDKSFSCGRAAVLFSATLSPAAYYKDILGCAAAKCAALPSPFDPARLGLYCAADVSTRYRDRESSLGTIAAYLAALVAARPGNYMAFFPSYAYLAQVYEHFCRAYPHVPTILQESGMGDEARQAFLAKFEAGSGGTLLGFSVLGGVFGEGVDLVGDRLIGTAIVGVGLPQVNPRQEALRRYFEDTRGSGFDYAYRYPGFNKVMQAAGRVIRTPKDKGTVLLIDDRFAAAGYRRLFPAHWNHCRFVYGSDELGAQLARFWGQT
- a CDS encoding IclR family transcriptional regulator, giving the protein MGESYTGVPALERAAQVLEQVLHAPAGLAAKELYRSCGFPKASFYRLLQAMEQNGYLQQDPQSGRYFAGRLFRCAYRSRDEQLQQLRQAAQPGLERLAQHSGETAKLNVISGGSCYVLATAPGPQRIRITVDEGAAYPLHTGAAGKLLLAYAGEEAIRAYFGGKAAERYTPQTITDEARFLQIAWGIRRQGFALDTGEFIEQIGAAACPVRLPDGQVAAALSIAYPNVLFHEVQIERLVSLLKGETARLEKELAQ